One part of the Anaerofustis stercorihominis DSM 17244 genome encodes these proteins:
- the eno gene encoding phosphopyruvate hydratase → MSNSKIVNLKAREILDSRANPTVEVEVCLENGVSAIASVPSGASTGEFEAVELRDNDESRYLGNGVLKAVAIVNKDIRDILLGMDVTDQKGIDEAMLELDGTENKEKLGANSILGVSLACARAAAKSLNIPLYEYIGKLAGVGEPCVLPVPMMNILNGGKHADNNVDIQEFMIVPHGASSFKEALRMGSEVYHKLKDILKLQNLCTSVGDEGGFAPNLECAEEVIMLILKAIENAGYKAGEDISLALDVASSEIYDKNQESYFYETESRRYGEMTTYYEVLTTKYPIISIEDGLFEDDFEHWKVLTQKIGNKVQLVGDDLFVTNEKRLKKGIEMGAGNSILVKVNQIGSLTETFNTMKLAREHGYTTIVSHRSGETEDTFIADLAVGFNAGQIKTGAPSRTERVCKYNRLLRIEEELGDKAKYIGREAFTNLKNYV, encoded by the coding sequence TTGAGTAATTCAAAAATTGTTAATTTAAAGGCGAGAGAAATTCTTGATTCCAGAGCAAACCCTACAGTGGAAGTTGAAGTATGTTTGGAAAATGGAGTAAGTGCCATTGCAAGCGTACCTTCAGGGGCTTCGACAGGAGAATTTGAAGCCGTTGAACTTAGAGATAATGATGAAAGCAGATACTTAGGAAATGGCGTTTTAAAAGCGGTGGCTATAGTTAATAAAGATATCAGAGATATCCTTTTGGGAATGGACGTTACCGACCAGAAGGGGATTGATGAGGCTATGCTTGAACTTGACGGGACAGAAAATAAAGAAAAGCTCGGAGCAAATTCTATTTTGGGCGTTTCCCTTGCTTGTGCAAGAGCTGCAGCGAAGAGCCTAAATATACCGCTTTATGAATATATCGGTAAACTTGCGGGAGTAGGAGAACCTTGTGTGCTTCCCGTACCAATGATGAATATCTTAAACGGCGGTAAGCATGCGGATAATAACGTAGATATTCAGGAATTCATGATCGTTCCTCATGGTGCTTCATCATTTAAAGAAGCCTTGAGGATGGGAAGTGAGGTTTATCATAAATTAAAAGATATTTTAAAGCTTCAGAATTTATGTACTTCCGTAGGTGACGAAGGGGGATTCGCACCTAATCTTGAATGTGCGGAAGAGGTAATAATGCTTATATTAAAGGCGATAGAAAATGCAGGTTATAAAGCAGGTGAGGATATTTCTCTTGCATTAGACGTTGCGAGCAGTGAAATCTATGATAAAAATCAGGAATCGTATTTCTATGAAACCGAGAGCAGAAGATATGGTGAAATGACGACATATTATGAAGTCCTTACAACAAAATACCCAATAATTTCAATCGAAGACGGATTATTTGAAGATGACTTTGAACACTGGAAAGTTTTAACCCAAAAAATAGGAAATAAAGTTCAGCTCGTTGGAGATGATTTATTCGTTACAAACGAAAAAAGACTTAAAAAAGGAATTGAAATGGGAGCGGGAAATTCCATACTTGTAAAAGTAAATCAAATCGGTTCCCTTACAGAAACCTTTAATACAATGAAACTTGCCAGAGAACATGGTTATACAACTATCGTTTCTCACAGATCGGGTGAAACGGAAGATACTTTTATCGCGGATTTAGCCGTTGGATTTAATGCAGGACAAATCAAAACAGGGGCACCTTCCAGAACAGAGAGAGTTTGTAAATATAACAGACTCCTCAGAATAGAAGAAGAGCTTGGAGATAAAGCTAAATATATCGGCAGAGAAGCATTTACGAACTTAAAAAATTATGTTTAG